Proteins from a genomic interval of Capsicum annuum cultivar UCD-10X-F1 chromosome 4, UCD10Xv1.1, whole genome shotgun sequence:
- the LOC124897799 gene encoding defensin-like protein, which translates to MMGRSMPMFATLVILLMVLFATEMKPAEARSCESASQRFNGYCVRSSNCASICSTEGFTDGKCKGTIRRHCTCIRNC; encoded by the exons ATGATGGGGCGCTCTATGCCTATGTTTGCCACTTTGGTAATCTTGCTTATGGTTCTCTTTGCCACTG AAATGAAGCCGGCAGAGGCAAGGAGTTGCGAGTCGGCGAGCCAACGGTTCAATGGATATTGTGTGAGAAGTAGCAACTGCGCCTCTATTTGCAGCACTGAAGGCTTCACTGATGGCAAATGCAAAGGCACCATCCGTCGTCATTGCACCTGTATTCGTAACTGTTGA